From one Mytilus edulis chromosome 1, xbMytEdul2.2, whole genome shotgun sequence genomic stretch:
- the LOC139494448 gene encoding LOW QUALITY PROTEIN: uncharacterized protein (The sequence of the model RefSeq protein was modified relative to this genomic sequence to represent the inferred CDS: inserted 1 base in 1 codon; substituted 1 base at 1 genomic stop codon) produces MFISPLSFMQSSNILHYWKQCCSSLEFSCHPSGSYTTVNNWIKEYSKEALQYSNDVDVLLSLKSTRYIFVRSGHPADKIKVVMEDPCFENPCSFESVEKILGFSSIKALHACQAASKHHKSWQILHIFMFAMAQELLKNYCTEQRNKNEPVSAVGYGQWLSGVQNPNYALMSEIVFTYCLALHVFRVGVRLNNTAAIQTAKVKFSPLFFGLNMSFYMETFVRDLFVRVQCPPEVLAFIEDNESYSVSGNXSEGEXSDFILENYNRKIKRLIPAGLPDYKWLQVSKNVDRLDKVYCLLSNLLGLGSEDED; encoded by the exons ATGTTTATATCACCACTGAGCTTTATGCAGTCTTCTAACATACTACATTACTGGAAGCAATGCTGCAGTAGTCTTGAATTCAGTTGCCACCCATCTGGTAGTTATACTACAGTGAATAACTGGATCAAAGAGTATAGTAAAGAAGCACTACAGTATTCAAATGACGTGGATGTGTTACTTTCTTTGAAATCAACCAG ATACATCTTTGTAAGAAGTGGACATCCTGCTGACAAAATTAAAGTAGTGATGGAAGACCCTTGTTTTGAGAACCCTTGTTCCTTCGAGTCTGTAGAAAag ATTTTAGGATTCTCCTCCATAAAAGCTCTCCATGCCTGTCAAGCTGCTTCCA agCACCACAAAAGTTGGCAGATACTACATATTTTTATGTTTGCCATGGCTCAGGAGCTGCTGAAGAATTATTGTACCGAGCAGAGAAATAAGAATGAACCAGTGTCTGCTGTAGGATACGGCCAGTGGTTGTCGGGTGTCCAAAATCCTAACTATGCTCTAATGTCCGAAATAGTATTTACCTACTGTTTAGCACTCCATGTATTCAGAGTAGGGGTCAGGCTAAATAATACGGCTGCTATTCAAACTGCAAAAGTAAAATTTTCGCCACTTTTTTTTGGCCTCAACATGTCTTTTTACATGGAGACATTCGTAAGAGATTTATTTGTCAGAGTACAATGTCCGCCGGAAGTTCTTGCGTTCATTGAGGATAACGAATCTTACAGTGTAAGTGGGAATTAGTCTGAGGGAG AGAGTGATTTCATTCTTGAGAATTATAACCGGAAAATCAAACGACTCATTCCCGCTGGATTACCCGACTACAAGTGGTTACAAGTTAGCAAGAATGTCGACAGATTAGATAAG GTTTATTGTTTGCTGTCAAATTTGCTTGGACTGGGCTCCGAAGACGAGGATTAA